A window from Sinorhizobium fredii encodes these proteins:
- the ppdK gene encoding pyruvate, phosphate dikinase, protein MTKWVYTFGGGKAEGSAGDRNRLGGKGANLAEMCNLGLPVPPGLTIVTDACNSYFDNGREMPEGLREQVREGIARMEEITGRVFGDTDHPLLLSVRSGARASMPGMMDTVLNLGLNDQSVHALGHDAGDARFAWDSYRRFIQMYGDVVMGVDHEIFEEILEEEKARLGHEQDPELSAVEWQHVISRYKEAIEEVLGEPFPQDPEVQLWGAIGAVFSSWMNPRAITYRHLHAIPAAWGTAVNVQAMVFGNLGNSSATGVAFTRNPSTGAKELYGEFLVNAQGEDVVAGIRTPQNITEAARIASGSDKPSLEKLMPEGFAEFEAICQTLERHYRDMQDLEFTIERGKLWMLQTRSGKRTAKAALKIAVDMAEEGLISKEEAVARIDPASLDQLLHPTIDPHARRDIIGSGLPASPGAATGEIVFTSEEAVQAVKEGRKVILVRVETSPEDIHGMHAAQGILTTRGGMTSHAAVVARGMGTPCVSGAGSIRVDQRGELLITASVTLKKGEVITIDGSSGQVLKGEIAMLQPELSGDFGKIMQWADQSRRMTVRTNAETPADARAARSFGAEGIGLCRTEHMFFEDDRINVMREMILAEDEEGRRAALAKLLPMQRSDFVELFSIMHGLPVTIRLLDPPLHEFLPKTDEEIAEVAGVLALDPAHLRQRVDALHEFNPMLGHRGCRLAISHPEIAEMQARAIFEAAVEAARSTGAPVVPEIMVPLVGLRAELDYVKERIDAVAKEVIGEAGIGIDYLVGTMIELPRAALRADVIAEAADFFSFGTNDLTQTTFGISRDDAAQFLATYQQKGIIEQDPFVSLDFDGVGELIQLAAERGRRTKNGLKLGICGEHGGDPASIRFCEEAGLDYVSCSPFRVPIARLAAAQAAIKGNGKTEALAAS, encoded by the coding sequence ATGACGAAATGGGTCTACACCTTCGGCGGAGGCAAGGCCGAAGGGAGTGCGGGGGATCGCAACAGGCTGGGCGGCAAGGGCGCGAACCTTGCCGAAATGTGCAATCTCGGCCTGCCGGTGCCCCCCGGCCTGACCATCGTCACGGATGCCTGCAACAGCTATTTCGACAACGGCCGGGAAATGCCCGAAGGCCTGCGCGAGCAGGTCCGCGAGGGCATTGCCCGGATGGAAGAGATCACCGGGCGCGTTTTCGGCGATACGGACCATCCGCTGCTTCTCTCGGTCCGTTCCGGCGCCCGCGCCTCGATGCCCGGCATGATGGATACGGTCCTCAATCTCGGTCTCAACGATCAGTCGGTGCACGCGCTCGGACACGATGCCGGCGACGCGCGCTTCGCCTGGGACAGCTACCGCCGCTTCATCCAGATGTATGGCGACGTCGTGATGGGCGTGGATCACGAGATCTTCGAAGAAATCCTCGAGGAAGAGAAGGCGCGGCTCGGCCACGAGCAGGATCCGGAGCTTTCGGCCGTCGAGTGGCAGCATGTCATCTCCCGCTACAAGGAAGCGATCGAGGAGGTGCTCGGCGAGCCCTTTCCGCAGGATCCGGAAGTCCAGCTCTGGGGTGCGATCGGCGCGGTCTTCTCGAGCTGGATGAACCCGCGTGCCATCACCTACCGGCATCTGCACGCCATTCCGGCCGCCTGGGGCACCGCCGTCAACGTTCAGGCGATGGTGTTCGGCAATCTCGGCAATTCGTCGGCAACCGGCGTCGCCTTCACCCGCAACCCGTCGACCGGCGCAAAGGAACTCTACGGCGAATTCCTGGTCAATGCGCAAGGGGAGGACGTGGTCGCCGGCATCCGCACGCCCCAGAACATCACCGAGGCCGCCCGGATCGCGTCCGGCTCCGATAAGCCGTCGCTGGAAAAGCTGATGCCGGAGGGCTTCGCCGAGTTCGAGGCGATCTGTCAGACGCTTGAGCGCCACTACCGCGACATGCAGGACCTCGAATTCACCATCGAGCGCGGCAAGCTCTGGATGCTGCAGACCCGCTCCGGCAAGCGCACCGCCAAGGCGGCGCTGAAGATCGCCGTCGACATGGCCGAGGAGGGCCTGATTTCCAAGGAAGAGGCCGTGGCGCGCATCGATCCGGCTTCGCTCGACCAGCTCCTGCATCCGACCATCGATCCGCATGCCCGCCGCGACATCATCGGCTCGGGGCTGCCGGCCTCGCCGGGGGCGGCGACGGGCGAGATCGTCTTCACCTCCGAGGAGGCGGTGCAGGCCGTCAAGGAAGGCCGCAAGGTCATCCTGGTCCGAGTCGAGACGAGCCCGGAGGACATCCACGGCATGCATGCGGCTCAGGGCATCCTGACGACACGCGGCGGCATGACGAGCCACGCCGCCGTCGTCGCCCGCGGCATGGGCACGCCTTGCGTCTCCGGCGCCGGCAGCATCCGCGTCGATCAGCGGGGCGAGCTGCTGATCACCGCGAGCGTCACCCTGAAGAAGGGTGAGGTGATCACTATCGACGGATCGTCGGGCCAAGTGCTGAAGGGCGAGATCGCCATGCTGCAGCCGGAGCTTTCGGGTGATTTCGGCAAGATCATGCAATGGGCCGACCAGAGCCGCCGGATGACGGTGCGCACCAATGCCGAGACGCCCGCCGATGCGCGTGCCGCCCGCTCCTTCGGCGCCGAAGGCATTGGCCTCTGCCGCACAGAGCACATGTTCTTCGAGGACGACCGCATCAATGTGATGCGCGAGATGATCCTCGCCGAGGACGAGGAGGGCCGGCGTGCGGCACTTGCGAAGCTCTTGCCGATGCAGCGCTCCGACTTCGTGGAGCTCTTCTCGATCATGCACGGCCTGCCGGTGACGATCCGCCTTCTCGATCCGCCGCTGCACGAATTCCTGCCGAAGACCGATGAGGAAATTGCCGAAGTCGCCGGCGTTCTGGCGCTCGACCCGGCGCATCTGCGTCAGCGGGTCGATGCGCTGCACGAGTTCAATCCGATGCTCGGCCATCGCGGCTGCCGGCTCGCGATCTCCCATCCGGAAATCGCCGAAATGCAGGCCCGCGCCATTTTTGAGGCGGCCGTCGAGGCGGCGCGCAGCACAGGTGCGCCGGTGGTTCCCGAGATCATGGTCCCGCTCGTCGGGCTGCGCGCGGAACTCGACTATGTCAAGGAACGGATCGATGCGGTCGCCAAGGAAGTGATCGGCGAGGCAGGCATCGGCATCGATTATCTGGTCGGCACGATGATCGAACTGCCGCGCGCCGCCTTGCGCGCCGACGTGATTGCCGAAGCGGCCGATTTCTTCTCCTTCGGCACCAATGACCTGACGCAGACGACCTTCGGTATTTCGCGCGACGATGCGGCCCAGTTTCTGGCCACCTATCAGCAGAAGGGCATCATCGAGCAGGATCCGTTCGTCTCGCTCGACTTCGACGGCGTAGGCGAACTGATCCAGCTTGCCGCCGAGCGCGGCCGCCGCACCAAGAACGGCCTGAAGCTCGGCATTTGCGGCGAGCATGGCGGCGATCCGGCGTCAATCCGCTTCTGCGAGGAGGCCGGGCTCGACTATGTTTCCTGCTCGCCCTTCCGCGTGCCGATCGCCCGGCTGGCGGCCGCACAGGCGGCGATCAAGGGCAACGGCAAGACCGAGGCGCTGGCGGCAAGTTGA